One genomic window of Pocillopora verrucosa isolate sample1 chromosome 8, ASM3666991v2, whole genome shotgun sequence includes the following:
- the LOC131769808 gene encoding nitric oxide synthase-interacting protein-like, which translates to MTRHAKNCTAGTVYTYHERKKDTKKSGYGSKSVRLGRDSVKNFDCCCLTLQPCREPVVTPDGFLYDREAILECLLHQKTEAARKMKAFEKQKKKQDAEEAGKVEEKEKSKVESFVNMEKRLTTKPTSAFTASKDRSVNGSSAVADEQQPSTSSGGSGGNDKSLQSFWVPSLTPEAKPTLLKKPDTKTYCPMSSKPLRIKDLIAVKLTPIDDGDDRPMVAKSERYKCAVTHDALGNSVPCAVLKNTGNVVTMDCIEKLIKKDMLCPFTGLKLKESDIIPLQRGGTGFAGAGTQLEAKRAGPVLQA; encoded by the exons ATGACTAGACACGCTAAAAACTGCACGGCAGGAACGGTTTACACTTATCACGAGCGAAAGAAGGACACCAAAAAGTCTGGATATGGCAGTAAATCTGTGCGCCTTGGCAGAGATTCTGTAAAGAACTTCGATTGCTGCTGTTTAACACTACAACCTTGTCGTGAACCAGTTGTGACACCAGACGGGTTCCTGTACGACAGAGAGGCAATTTTAGAGTGTTTGTTACATCAGAAAACCGAAGCTGCCAGGAAAATGAAAGCTTTTGAAAAGCAGAAGAAGAAGCAAGACGCTGAAGAAGCTGGAAAGGTAGAGGAAAAAGAGAAATCCAAAGTTGAATCGTTTGTCAATATGGAGAAGCGACTTACCACAAAACCAACGAGTGCATTCACTGCATCAAAAGATAGAAGTGTCAATGGATCGTCTGCTGTCGCTGATGAACAGCAACCATCTACCTCTAGTG GTGGCTCAGGTGGCAATGATAAAAGTCTTCAAAGTTTTTGGGTCCCATCCTTGACACCTGAAGCAAAACCCACTCTTTTGAAGAAACCAGATACAAAAACCTACTGTCCCATGAGTAGTAAACCTCTGAGAATCAAGGATCTGATTGCAGTCAAACTAACACCGATAGATGATGGTGATGACCGACCAATGGTGGCAAAGTCTGAAAGGTACAAGTGTGCTGTTACTCACGATGCACTTGGTAATTCTGTTCCCTGTGCCGTTTTAAAGAACACAGGAAATGTGGTGACTATGGACTGCATTGAGAAGCTAATTAAGAAAGACATGCTGTGCCCATTTACTGGcttgaaattgaaagaaagtgACATCATTCCACTGCAGCGTGGAGGAACAGGGTTTGCTGGTGCAGGCACACAATTGGAGGCAAAAAGAGCAGGGCCAGTTTTACAAGCCTGA
- the LOC131769764 gene encoding enoyl-CoA hydratase, mitochondrial-like gives MASRRLFHIARGLYGLRSVQPSRPAELARAYCSASKTFEMIKAEKRGEKQNVGFIQLNRPKALNALCDQLMSELQDALDDFETDKNVGAIVITGSEKAFAAGADIKEMQNLTYQKCLLGDFLAHWTRVARCKKPVIAAVNGFALGGGCELAMMCDIIYAGNKAKFGQPEILLGTIPGAGGTQRLPRAVGKSLAMEMILTGDPISAEDAQKSGLVSKVFPAEELVDEAIKTAAKISSLSKIAVQIAKEAVNTGYEMSLAEGLHFEKRMFHSTFSTDDRKEGMTAFVEKRKAEFTDN, from the exons ATGGCTTCCAGAAGGTTGTTCCATATCGCACGAGGATTGTATGGCCTGCGATCAGTGCAGCCATCCCGTCCGGCCGAACTTGCTAGAGCGTACTGCTCAG catcaaaaacatttgaaatgatCAAGGCAGAGAAAAGgggtgaaaaacaaaacgttGGCTTTATCCAGCTCAACCGACCCAAGGCATTAAATGCCCTCTGTGATCAGCTGATGTCAGAGTTGCAGGATGCCCTTGATGACTTTGAAACTGACAAGAATGTTGGTGCCATTGTTATCACAGGAAGTGAGAAAGCTTTTGCAg CTGGAGCGGATATTAAGGAAATGCAGAATTTAACATATCAGAAGTGCTTGTTGGGGGATTTCCTCGCTCACTGGACTCGAGTGGCTCGTTGTAAGAAGCCCGTCATTGCTGCAGTCAATGGATTTGCG CTTGGAGGAGGATGTGAACTAGCCATGATGTGTGATATCATTTATGCTGGAAACAAAGCTAAGTTTGGTCAACCAGAGATTTTGCTTGGAACTATTCCAG gTGCCGGTGGTACACAGCGACTTCCAAGAGCTGTTGGGAAGTCCCTGGCTATGGAAATGATACTCACAGGAGATCCTATTTCAGCAGAAGATGCACAGAAATCAG GCCTGGTTAGTAAAGTCTTCCCCGCAGAAGAGCTCGTAGATGAAGCTATCAAGACAGCTGCAAAAATATCATCCTTGTCGAAGATTGCCGTACAGATCGCCAAAGAAGCTGTCAACACAG GCTACGAGATGTCACTGGCAGAAGgactgcattttgagaaaagaatgtTTCACTCAACATTTTCAACA GACGATCGAAAGGAAGGGATGACAGCTTTTGTAGAGAAAAGAAAAGCCGAATTCACGGACAATTAG